The Juglans microcarpa x Juglans regia isolate MS1-56 chromosome 2D, Jm3101_v1.0, whole genome shotgun sequence DNA window AAACGGCACTTACACCTCCGAGTTcctgacctacttgtcgaaagatgatccaGAATCAACCAATATATGCAAATATttgcaaatataatatatgcaaatatattatatttgcatatatgtatgtgtgtgttggCAAGCTTTTAACTTTTTACCTAGGAATCTGACACCTCTTTGCTTGTCAGCTCCAATTTTCGTATTCAAAATCTGGTCTGCCATTCCTTTGGCAACAAACTTGGTCACTAAGAAATGGACAATGTGATCCATGATACAGAGGACTTGTCGTTGGGTCATAAGTCCATTTACCATCAAAGATATTGCAGCTATCTTCCTTCTCGTTTACGTTTGTTCCATTTCCTGTTGTGTTCGATGGTTGCAAGAACTGCATGTCAGCTGCTGAATGTTGATTCGAGTGGTTGGACGATGTCATGGTTATGGCAATGTTTCCGGAAGCAGCGAAAGCCATGTCAGCTGCTGAATGCTGCTCCGAGTCATTGGATGATGTCGTGGATATGTCAGTGTTCCCCGAGACCAAAAGGTTTACGCTGtcttggtcatgattcagacaGTAAAGCAGGATGATGGAGCCTACGAAGCATGCAAATATGCAGAAcctccatttttcatttatggTGGAACAAATCTCCATTAATGCTGTAAGTTCTGTTTCAGTTAAGCTGAATATCAGACTGTACGGATATGCTTTGGTCAGCCTCTCCTTTCTGGCCCCAAAGCTTCTCGATCCTAATATCTCCAGCTAAACCCTTAGTGGCCTCTACTACACCCATCCCTTATCTGTGTTCTTGACCTCTGGCTAGTTGGCTATCTTTCCCCTTCCCGCTTGCTGTAATTGCCTACATATTGTACGTGTTAATGTTATCCACCTTGACTGCGTAGTCTGGGAtgtcctgttttttttttagtctggGATGTCCTTGTCCAGATACTTTCGTATCGAACAAAAGAGTCACATGGCGTACAATACAATTGCAAATTACGTCAGTGAAAACAATGGGATTCCATACAtcatcaccccccccccccccccacacctCAAGTcacattttttattagaatatgcTCTAATATCATTTGTAATGTCTCAATGAAAGGTCAAAGGAGTAAGTCACATTGTCTATATGTCAAAATactagttaatgatataattggaactctattgaaatattataaagagcaaaaacttctgaTTCATaaataatgtgagatctcatacatgACTACCTATCCTCACGAGAATAAGGTATCACATCTTTAGTAGTGTTAATCTTAATCACTGCACTGTTTTCTCACATGGGATATATCTAAATATTGATACTTAATATTCCATTTGTTGAGATGGGTAGTCATTATGCCCAAATAATAATGCGGTAGTTATAACACAGCTTTGAtgtgtcgattccacagagagacaaattaaaagaattgtagaaaaaataaagaaactaaagaaagagattaaattattaatgggaaaataaagattaattttaaatgtaaattaaagtgaaacaaagtgactaacagaaaaaatactcaagtttgacaaacagtaaagcgtcgggaatcccttgcacaaatatggtattttaattattcttaattcattgaataactcaattgggaactgaATTCTTAATATtcccaatcggaaggtatagatttataaaccaaaattaaaccaaatgtaaccctttgaagaatcattcaccacttttaaaatacgtaaattattatcaatattgagaaaatccaacgatgATAATATACTCAAAAAGTGATATTgtagcaaagaattaaatcaatataaaaaaataattaatccaaacataatcaaagagtcaatccattcaacagaaaaagcatgactgaatccataaacataataaattctatgattattcggagaaaaaaacattaacgatgaattgagaatgataaaacaaaagagttttagtaattgaaaatcaaatacataaatcaagaataaattaaaaataccatctaatgtgcaagttcatccctagctccacttgagaatttagttacccataaatataatggacaacaaaaatctcaagagaaaaatagagtaaacggtggccatggaaattaatttcagatcttcctccttcaaattGAGTCGTCTCCCCCCTTCTGAACCCccccaatttcgtgctaatgatgtGCTTAAATAgagtaggaaagaaaccctaatgtcttcatatgcacacaaaatcgcctaaattttaggactcaacttggcagccatgtacgcgcttcaggagttcgaatttggaaatacttattagagacaaatttgtagccctttaagatagctttccaacgtATCAAGAATTGCATCAATCTGATATCTAAACGAAAAggtatgattaaaatactaaagtgtatccattctgtctcctagcgcattttggactctAATCTGAATTACTCTGAAACTccatcattatcattatttgaagagtcctacactcgttaaAAGTTCTTAGTGTTCCAACATCTTGCTCACTTaaaagttttttgaatttgaatggttttggacttgctcttttatagactctgaaattaaacataaaaatctgcctaggagtatcccaaagtaaatagaaactcaattcaagaatacataTTAATTCTAATGATTTCTATTAGTAGTGTGAATCTTAATCACTGCACTATTTTCTCACATGGGATATATCTAAATATTGATACTTAATATTCCATTTGTTGAGATGGGTCGGTTTGAGAGAGATTGGTTAATTGTCATCCCAAGTCTATGAAATTATTACCGTAGTGTAGTTAGTAGTCACGCAACTAGCAGATAATAAGGTAGTCATAtgttgttaagatataaaatgaaatctaaattttctcattagattaaacttttgagataagtaGTGATTTTACATAGTATCAGAGTAGAGGTCTTGAGCTTGAAttctgactctacactctacccATTTAGTTAAATATTCCACGTGTTAGGCTCACTCATTGAATGAGAGATTGGCCCACACGTGAGGTGTGACGAATTGCTAATTTTTCTCTCGATTGGTCACAAGTCTCATCTATGCATTTTAAACCTTGAAGTCGTATTTTAAATTTAGTAGATGAATTTTAAATAGATCCTAGTGTTTCaaagtttttgaaatattttaaatctccaaaattatttttaagaggggtatttttggtattattgaaccaagtctaattttctaataagccttttatattgttaagtccagaaaataatatattttaaaatataattttatttaagtgattttatttctctttaagaatattattgaatattctttatttcattttatgttaaaaactctattatcaatatggatttatttctcttagaaatatttatgaaactcatcattttattttaatgatgaatgattattatttttataatttaaagtttatttttaaattagccttattgtatttctattttaattcctattatttagttagttattttaagtgtttaaatcaCCACCGTCATATCAAATTTGGGGACCCTTAGATGAAGGGTTGGGATTTAATTCCcaaaaaccctaactttttccctatttccctttctccctctctctcctcaccTCCCTCCAGCTGATGCCCCCTCCTCTGATTCCCTTTCTCCCTCTTGGCTTCCTAGTAACACCACAACCTTCGGCACCCTCACATCATCACCGAAGACCTTCCCTACCTCTGATCTCTTCCCCCAcgggcctctctctctctctctccctccctccccgcAACCAAGTTGAAGCTcgtagccctctctctctcttctccctcgaTTCCTCTCCAACGCGTCAACACTGCGCCACTGCTAGAAGCCCACGAGCTTGCCATCGAGTCTCGCCGACCACCCTCCCTCATGGCTCCCCCACCATGCCGTAGCCCTTCCTCTACTTCCcgatctctcttctctccctaaGGTTCCCCATCGCCGCCACAACTCTGTCCATGTAGTGGCGTCGAACCACCATGAGCCACCATGCCCTGCCAGAAGCTACCTCCTCTCCTTAGATCTGCTAGCCCAGCAGCCCcatgcctctctctctccctcacggaTCCGGCACGATCTGGTGTGCTGGCTGGGCACGATGGTGCTCTGTCTAAGTCACGGGGCTGACCTCAGGTGGCCTTTGGTGGCAACAGTCGTGGCTGGAGGCGGCGGCCTTGCCTCCCTCTCTTTCCCCATTCGGCCTCAAGCACCCATGCACACCCCCACTATCGTACACGACCAGCCACCGAGGACCACCCCTCTCCACCTCCTACCACCACCACGAAACCTCACAAAATCCCTAGCTCAGCCCCTCCCTCTGGTTCCACCACTGTGCACAGCCAACCCCATCCCAAAGCAGTGGCTTTTGAAGCCAAGAGACCATGGTGGGCAGCAAGTAACACGACATCTCAACCCCGACGCATGGTATAACCTCTAT harbors:
- the LOC121248541 gene encoding uncharacterized protein LOC121248541 isoform X1, which produces MEICSTINEKWRFCIFACFVGSIILLYCLNHDQDSVNLLVSGNTDISTTSSNDSEQHSAADMAFAASGNIAITMTSSNHSNQHSAADMQFLQPSNTTGNGTNVNEKEDSCNIFDGMADQILNTKIGADKQRGVRFLGKKLKACQHTHTYMQI
- the LOC121248541 gene encoding uncharacterized protein LOC121248541 isoform X2, producing the protein MEICSTINEKWRFCIFACFVGSIILLYCLNHDQDSVNLLVSGNTDISTTSSNDSEQHSAADMAFAASGNIAITMTSSNHSNQHSAADMQFLQPSNTTGNGTNVNEKEDSCNIFDGMADQILNTKIGADKQRGVRFLGLMVQIC